A region from the Acyrthosiphon pisum isolate AL4f chromosome A1, pea_aphid_22Mar2018_4r6ur, whole genome shotgun sequence genome encodes:
- the LOC100159893 gene encoding GATOR complex protein NPRL3 produces the protein MAANPGPAHSTSSAPFRLTDSETNPMCIYLVKNDSKGDKLLFRYPFHSFGGPVKVSFNDQKRSLHKDSGLVKTVRPHDLTIFTDDVISSLFAVKMELCDRKFELKVNNVRFVGHPMQLVTGGSDSGSEGGNKKPQSPSIIMINIVFALDAFARRQISNCYYDLSKVLGVALRHEEKRCAYLSSQIKDMLYIHDTMAMSTNECDLDSSVDNKHFISILENSSLAQDLKSVFEGVVTNGLIKLKVNDWVDVSFCLPHKVHHFYRDGQYFEPESINKCLKGLRPYHGLLLMADRKVLLDSLPQDSSPSIVRLINMYNPVKSLETLSADSDLTLAQVFNIAGHLIYWGDAIVIFPLSETNMYAIAPNVPTERNNEYAKKFEKKFPGQKLLDVMSEFSFPTSLQYKMCPIEDKSSGSTTIQILIWLLQHKILLQYHTYMYFMPSSKGLGYYNDESEFHDYNNKHPSEAPMTTYQTLSENWLQLSSGGYSSSMSSAEEMFHSLDEDEQIALMHIPASANPDDFRLLMRLLKQGYLSGEHHLEEIMYLENIRRSELLKLLDKFKDVLVTVEMEDPIISNFYSH, from the exons ATGGCTGCAAACCCGGGACCGGCACATTCAACGTCGTCGGCGCCATTCCGTTTGACCGACTCGGAAACGAATCCTATGTGCATTTATCTGGTGAAAAACGACAGTAAGGGTGACAAACTGTTGTTCCGTTACCCGTTCCACAGTTTCGGTGGACCTGTAAAGGTGAGTTTCAACGATCAAAAACGGTCCCTGCACAAAGACTCAGGATTGGTAAAGACAGTGCGACCGCACGATCTCACCATTTTCACGGACGACGTCATATCCAGCCTGTTCGCCGTCAAGATGGAGCTGTGCGACCGCAAGTTTGAACTGAAAGTGAACAATGTTCGATTTGTCGGTCACCCAATGCAACTGGTGACTGGCGGGAGCGATAGTGGCAGCGAAGGCGGCAACAAAAAACCACAGAGCCCATCTATTATAATGATCAACATTGTTTTTGCGCTAGATGCATTTGCACGCCGTCAAATATCTAATTGCTACTACGATCTGAGCAAAGTATTAGGCGTTGCTTTGCGTCACGAAGAAAAACGTTGTGCATATCTATCCTCACAAATAAAAGATATGCTCTACATACATGATACCATGGCCATGAgtacaaa TGAATGTGATCTAGACTCATCTGTTGATAATAAACATTTCATAAGTATTCTCGAAAACAGTTCTTTGGCACAAGATTTGAAATCTGTGTTTGAAGGTGTTGTGACCAATGGTTTAATCAAGTTAAAAGTGAATGACTGGGTAGATGTCAGCTTCTGTTTGCCACACAAGGTCCATCATTTCTATAGAGACGGACAATACTTTGAACCTGAATCTATTAACAA GTGTTTAAAAGGACTTAGACCATATCATGGTTTGCTGTTAATGGCCGACCGTAAAGTTCTGTTGGACAGCTTGCCACAAGATTCTAGTCCATCAATTGTTCGACTAATCAACATGTATAACCCTGTCAAAAGTTTAGAAACCTTATCTGCTGATTCGGATCTTACCTTGGCTCAG GTATTTAATATAGCTGGACATTTGATTTATTGGGGTGACGCAATTGTAATATTTCCATTGTCCGAAACAAACATGTATGCCATTGCTCCTAACGTTCCAACTGAACGCAACAATGAATATgccaaaaaatttgaaaagaaGTTTCCTGGACAAAAATTATTGGAT gtaatgAGTGAATTTTCCTTTCCAACATCGTTACAGTATAAGATGTGTCCAATTGAAGATAAAAGTAGTGGCTCAACCACAATCCAAATACTAATTTGGTTGTTACAGCACAAAatcttattacaatatcatacatatatgtattttatgccATCCAGTAAAGgactt ggatattataatgatgaatcAGAGTTTCATGACTACAATAATAAACACCCGTCTGAAGCACCAATGACTACATACCAGACACTATCTGAAAACTGGCTGCAGTTGTCATCAGGGGGATACAGTTCTTCCATGTCAAGTGCTGAAGAAATGTTTCACAGTTTGGATGAAGATGAACAAATAGCATTGATGCATATACCTGCATCAGCAAATCCTGATGACTTTCGTTTATTAATGAGATTGTTAAAACAAGGTTATCTTTCTGGTGAACATCATTTAGAAGAGATAATGTATTTAGAAAATATCAGGCGATCAGAATTACTAAAATTGTTGGACAAGTTCAAAGATGTACTAGTTACTGTTGAAATGGAAGAtccaataattagtaatttttattctcattaa
- the LOC100168776 gene encoding integrator complex subunit 3: protein MTAQQQQLKLFTYSVIERKDEIEEKYERCYQTLQSLTTGLNDREYHDALTSHISKDKSQEEVISLGLLTAVLLDTKNADKIYRDLTLLSRDGLQSVISHLQQFTLEKWSRLLEPPRKQLLWLVREMVRNNIAGVDNLCWNLMRNAAGGDISTTNIALIEYLLDLYQDHRKWLERFPWLIASVVYSFLRFIEDHSSLIPLRNREVAFTISLLRDRFTDCLVIGRDLIRLLQNVSRIQEFETLWKDLLHNPQSLSPSLTNGIIQILETRTSRRFLQSRLTPDMERKLVFFTSSVRFGHHKRYQEWFQNKYLNTPEAQSLRSDLIRFIVGLIHPTNELLCSDIIPRWAVIGWLITTCTSNIALANAKMALFYDWVCYDPKHDNIMNIEPAILVMLNSLRIHPTVTASLLDFLCRIIPNFYPAQSERIRNGIFVSLKQILDKRVLASLVPLFTNPRIDGELRAMIQNTFREFCDPPAVQGDPIKNDDIMDNLLTSLKDELISENDDISFSDEEPETSPKKNIIIENNSVPAIKTIPLKVKLKEKNVLPLDLDKEALQTLTKELRLETETLYFEKDNERKCEAMEKIVQLIIQDDDIYPEMLAALGSCISCLLKNQIEEKILPSVLNDDALEDSIGKPIFVMFRSLTQFAEEDSRRLQLFSLLAEMRTHQTRIGYLLLYYLQVSSLINNNADRKVNGIKSHVYKEFCETQEVELNECLLSDLQLCQEDDTSMFCWLIPAVYDQFSKIVVGNEDFLHLVVSTIDGSQIQEIICLILQGKLSMFRSDAVPSLATSSLDWETMEQYFFWQLVSAHDIDIKVILSNITKLDYNNHPETLTSILLTLKKEKPTLDLLKPILCREIKPLNDQFVISVISSWYLEHGDNVANLVSQLLISRCPVVSPTKRKRGQGQGLGSRGGVAPPSAERILGHMERIRSRGTCPVLFRAEGMQKALQIAQAACTDTQRMLFSNLFQLLEEDEPHTPTTNRNSTSGKRGRKAAPTFGNSNKKNAKSVIKDLSDSSEESSEEEEVIKPRQTKKRRKINAVASESD, encoded by the exons TTATCAAACCCTCCAGAGCCTAACGACTGGCCTCAACGATCGCGAGTACCATGACGCGCTCACCAGCCACATCAGCAAGGACAAGAGCCAAGAGGAAGTCATCAGTTTAGGGCTGCTGACTGCTGTGCTCCTAGACACAAAAAACGCTGACAAA ATATATAGAGATTTAACTTTGTTATCACGTGATGGTTTGCAAAGTGTTATATCTCATTTACAACAATTTACATTAGAAAAATGGAGTCGACTTCTAGAGCCTCCTCGCAAACAACTATTGTGGCTAGTCCGCGAAATGGTACGCAACAACATTGCTGGTGTAGATAACCTTTGTTGGAACCTGATGAGAAATGCAGCAGGTGGTGACATTTCCACAACCAATATTGCACTCATTGAATATCTCCTTGATCTTTATCAAGACCATAG aaaatggtTAGAGAGATTTCCTTGGTTGATAGCTTCTGTTGTGTAttcttttttacgttttattgaAGATCATTCTAGTTTAATTCCCCTACGCAATCGAGAAGTGGCGTTCACTATATCTTTACTACGTGATCGATTCACAGATTGTTTGGTTATTGGTCGAGACCTAATCagattattacaaaatgtttcaCGTATACAGGAATTTGAAACATTGTGGAAAGATTTACTTCATAATCCTCAATCATTAAGTCCAAGTTTAACAAATG gtattatacaaatattggaAACCCGAACATCTCGAAGATTTTTACAATCACGACTAACACCTGATATGGAACGTAAATTAGTGTTCTTTACTTCTTCAGTTCGATTTGGTCATCATAAAAGATACCAAGAATGGTTTCAaaacaaa TATTTGAATACGCCTGAAGCACAATCGCTAAGAAGTGATTTAATCAGATTTATTGTTGGGCTAATACATCCCACAAATGAATTGTTGTGTTCAGACATTATACCTCGTTGGGCTGTTATTGGTTGGCTTATTACCACGTGTACATCAAATATAGCTTTGGCAAATGCCAAAATGGCTCTATTTTATGACTGGGTTTGTTATGATccaaaacatgataatattatgaatattg aaccAGCCATTTTAGTTATGCTTAACTCTTTACGTATTCATCCAACAGTAACTGCCAGTTTGCTGGACTTTTTATGCcga atTATTCCTAATTTTTATCCAGCTCAATCGGAGCGAATACGCAATGGTATTTTTGTTTCACTGAAGCAAATTCTTGATAAAAGAGTCTTAGCTTCATTAGTTCCTTTGTTTACAAATCCTCGAATAGATGGTGAACTTAGAGCCATGATACAAAATACTTTCCGGGAATTTTGTGATCCGCCTGCTGTtcaag GTGATCCGATTAAAAATGATGACATAATGGATAATTTACTCACATCACTTAAAGATGAGTTAATATCAGAAAATGATGATATCTCATTTAGTGACGAAGAACCTGAAACAAGtcctaagaaaaatattattattgaaaataacagTGTACCTGCTATTAAAACAATCCCAT tgaAAGttaaactaaaagaaaaaaatgtacttccGCTTGATTTGGATAAAGAAGCTTTGCAAACTTTAACTAAAGAATTGAGACTGGAGACTGaaactttatattttgaaaaagataATGAAAGAAAATGCGAAGCTATGGAGAAAATAGTTCAGTTAATTATACAGGATGATGATATATATCCAGAAATGTTAGCAGCATTAGGCTCTTGTATTTCGtgtttattgaaaaatcaaattgaAGAAAAGATCTTGCCATCTGTACTTAATGATGA tgcATTGGAAGACAGTATTGGAAAACCAATATTTGTTATGTTTCGTAGTCTAACCCAATTTGCTGAAGAAGACTCACGAAGGTTACAACTTTTTTCTTTGCTAGCTGAAATGAGAACACACCAAACCAGAATTGGATATCTATTGCTCTATTATTTGCAAGTGAGCAGCTTAATAAACAACAATGCCGATCGGAAAGTTaa tggtATCAAGTCTCATGTATACAAAGAATTTTGTGAAACTCAAGAAGTTGAATTAAATGAATGTTTATTAAGTGATCTTCAGTTATGCCAAGAAGATGATACATCAATGTTTTGTTGGCTAATCCCGGCTGTCTATGATCAGTTTTCAAAGATTGTTGTTGGAAATGAAGATTTCTTACATTTAGTTGTATCTACTATTGATGGCTCACAAATACAAGAAATAATTTGTCTAATTTTGCaag GTAAATTAAGCATGTTTCGATCTGACGCAGTACCATCATTAGCAACTAGTTCATTGGATTGGGAAACAatggaacaatattttttttggcaattGGTGTCTGCACATGACATTGATATTAAAgtgatattatcaaatatcacaAAATTAGACTACAATAATCACCCTGAAACCCTGACTAGTATTTTGCTCAcgctaaaaaaagaaaa gcCCACGTTAGATTTATTGAAACCTATACTATGTAGAGAAATTAAACCTTTAAATGACCAATTTGTTATATCTGTGATATCTAGTTGGTATTTGGAACATGGAGATAATGTAGCTAATCTTGTTTCCCAACTTTTAATTAGTAGATGTCCAGTTGTGTCTCCAACCAAACGAAAACGTGGACAAG gaCAGGGTTTAGGTTCTAGAGGTGGAGTTGCGCCACCCAGTGCTGAGCGAATACTTGGTCACATGGAACGCATTCGAAGTCGGGGTACTTGTCCTGTACTGTTTCGCGCTGAAGGCATGCAAAAAGCTTTGCAAATTGCACAAGCTGCATGTACAGATACACAGCGCATGTTGTTTAGCAACCTTTTTCAGTTGCTCGAAGAAGATGAACCACATACACCAACTACCAATAGAAATTCAACAAGTGGTAAACGTGGTCGTAAAGCAGCTCCTACGTTTGGtaatagtaacaaaaaaaatgctaaGTCTGTGATAAAAGACCTTTCAGACAGCTCTGAAGAGTCTAGTGAA GAAGAAGAAGTTATAAAACCAAGACAGACAAAAAAACGGAGAAAAATAAATGCAGTCGCCTCTGAAAGCGATTGA